The window GGTCGTTAATACTTTTAATTTGATATTGCTCATTCATCATTTGTTTCATCAAACCACCATTATGATTGCCTGAGTTAGTTTGCTCTTTTGCTGAAAGAGAGAAGGCAGCAGAAAATGCTAAAGCCATTAAAGTTGTTTTAATAAATAAGTTACGCATGATAAATCTCCAAGAAAGACAGAAAGCGCATGTGACTTATTAATCACATGTATAAATGATGCAAAGAAGATGTGGGTCGGCATTTGGCCGACCAAGATTACAAAATCAATAAGCAGTTGGAGTAACAAAGTGCACAGATGGTTGATAAGCCGATTCAGCAGTGAATGTAGCATCTACTTTCTGGCCTGCTTTGATGCCAGCTAGAATATTGTCACCATCAACGTTGTAAGTGATAGTGCGAACTGGCCAGCCCAATTCAGTTACGGCATCTTGCGATAAAGTGATTTTGTGATTGTTGATATCAACCTGTTGTACTGTGCCATGAGCTCGGTAAGTGTTGATATCTGCTTGAGCTGCAGAAACAGCAACTAAAGAAAATGCGGCTACAGCAGCGATGCGAGTTAAAGATGCTTTCATTTTTCAATCTCCAGTGAATCAGTGTTTGATTGTTTATTGTGACATCCATCACTGCATGATTTTTGTAATCATGTGACCATTTCTCGTTGGTGTGTTTGCACTCTATGAGTTTCCCTATTCGAGATAAAGCCCAATAAAAGCAATTAACAATTTCAAAAATCGGAACAATCTTAAGAAAACCCTACTTTGTCTGGGTGTTTTACCTGCAAAAACTCACTTTGATTGATGATGGCTATACATGGTCCTCATTGGCTTTATATCTTGTTTTTCCGTTTGGTGATTTAAGCTTTCGCTAAGCTTTATTCGGTAATCTGCTATAGCACTTTGATTACCGAATGGAATAGCTGGTGGAACTTTTTAACCAAACTTTGTTTTTACTCATAAATGCCGATGTACAGCCTAATACGCTGATCGTTATGTTGGCTAAATTAATGGCTGATTTGCCGATCTGGCTGGTTCCATTACTGCTCATTATCGGCTGGTTAAGAGGTGATAATTCTATTCGTAAAGGATTCTTAGCGGCGGCTTTAACTGCTGTTATGGCATTATCAGTTAATCAAATAATTGGTTTTTTCTGGCAACATCCACGTCCATTTATGATGGGGTTAGGACATACATTGATCCCGCATGTTGCTGACTCTTCATTTCCTAGTGACCATATGACGTTGATTTGTGCTGTGGCTTTTTCATTGCTGTGGCATCCGGCATTACGCAAACTGGGCAGCATGTTGATATGTCTCTCTCTACCGGTTGCTTGGGCAAGAATATACCTAGGCGTACATTTCCCATTCGACATGCTAGGCGCTATGTTAGTGACAGCATCGTGTGCGTGGTCAATTCAGTATTTGCAAAAAATGCTTATTGAACCCGCGTTTAAAATTGTCTCATCACTGTATGAATGGGTGTTTTCTCCTGCTATTCAACGAGGTTGGTTGAAATAAAATTGCGCCATTCCCTCTATTTGTTTAGGCTAAATCAAGCGTTGATATGGGGAATGAAAAATGTCTTACGTATTAATAGAATGCGATATGGATGAAACACTCTTAAACGATCGGCATAAAATTTGTCAAAAAAATGATGCAACTCAAGATATAAAAGCCGTATGTGATTACACGACTAAAGCGGATAACAACGAGGGCGTCATTGCTGAGTTAATAGAGAAATTTATATTTAACCAATGAATAATATTGTTTTCATTTGTAGCCCTTTTAAGTCTGAGAAATCAGTTTTTTGCAACAAAAGGCATAAATAGGTTTAAAATCACCAAATTAGGCGCAAAACGAATGGATTGTCATGGCTGACATTTGGTTACATCGAAAACAAGAGTTAATTAGAGTCATTAATCAGGTAACTGATACGGACTATGATGATTTAGACATGTCAGTTGTGTTGAATGTTTTATGGACAGTTGATGATGAAGAACGTGATTATTTAAATTCAGCGCTAAAAAGTATGATCTCAGGTAGCTTTGATGATATTAGCTATTCAAGGTCTTTTCTCGAGCAGCTTGATCTGATCTGCGGCGTACCAATTGCAGTAGCAGATGACGATGAAGAAAGCGAGCATGAAGAAGAACAAGATACAGAAGAAATTGAATCTGAAGATGAGTTCATCGAGGAAAAGACAACTAATTTAGCGCATAGTTGGCTGATCTGTTTAATTTCGTTAAGTGTGGTTTTATTCTCTTTATATCTTAATAAAGATAGTTTTAATAAAGAAGCAATGTTGGAGATATTACCCAAATGGCCTTATTTTTGGGCGGAATTCGCACTCATTACCGCAGGGTTAATTTCTGTCTCCTATATTGTTAAATCAATAGTTAATAGCATTGCTGAGTATGTGGCTACTATTGGTTATTTATTATTATTTATGCCATTACTTTGTATATTGAAAGGGTTTACCTTTAGCTCATCGCTGTGGTTATATTTCTGTGTTATTTTCTCAATCGTATTTATGACTACCCTGAGTCGCATCTGTAGTCGAAAGACTGTCGGGCAAGAATAAAGCTATTATCATCAATAGGGGAACATTTAAGTGTTCCCAATATTGATGCATAAAGAAAGAGGTTCAGCGATTATTAAATAAGTTGTTCTACCAACAACAGTAACGCAATCAGTATCATTGCCAATCCGGATATTTGACTGACATATTGTGCGGCTTTTGGACGTGTACGTAACACCGTCTGTGCACTAAAGCCGACTAAAAAATAAACCGTACCGCAACTTAATATATGCATTACACCTAATGCGATAATTTGAACTGGAATAGACCATGAACCTGCTGGGTCGGTAAATTGCGGTAATAATGCAAGAAATAATAGGAACACTTTGGGATTTAACCCACTCACGCAAGCGCCTTTAATAGTCCAATGACGCCAGGAATTACTTTCCTGAACCTGGCCGGCGTTTGGCACTGATGGATGAGTGAACATATTGAAGCCAAGCCACAATAAATAGGTTGCTCCAATCACGGTTAAGACAGTAAGTGCAACAGGGTTGCTTGCTACCAATGCACCGATCCCCGCGGCGACAATCATGATTGCCACAAAATGCCCCAGCAATAATCCAGATACCGCAGGTATCACCACTCGTCCTTGCATTCCTGCTGAAATTGCATAAGCCCAATCCATGCCAGGAGTGATCACAAACAGAATGGAAACTGCCCAGAATGCAGCGAATAAGCCGATCGCCATATTTTTACCTCTTGCTACTCTTTATCTATGAAGAAGGAAATTCCAATCCTCAGCCAATATTGGAAATAATATTCCTAAGACATTAGAATGTGCTCTCAAATACTTGCTAAAAAATAGATTGGATAAGAAGGATTTTCTAAATGGATAACATTGATCGCAAGATCCTTGCTGAACTTCAATCTGATGGACGACTTTCAGTTACTGACTTGGCAGATCGTATCGGGCTCAGTTTGTCGCCCTGTCATCGGCGGGTGAGGGCTCTGGAACAATCAGGTGTTATTCGAGGATATAGAGCTCAGCTTGATCCAGCCAATCTTGGTTTTAGTTTTTCAGCGCTTGTTTTTGTCACGCTTCGAGAAGGAGATCGAAAGGCTGTTGAAGCGTTTGAAACTGCTGTTAGAGATGTGCCGCAAGTTATTCAGGCACAACGTCTGTTTGGTGATCCAGACTATCTGCTTCATGTTGTTTCCCGCGATCTGTCAGCCTTCCAACTGCTTTACGATGAGCAACTTTCTGCGTTGCCGAGTGTTCAGCGTCTCACGTCTACGTTAGTTATGAAAAACGTTGTACAGGATCGACCGCTGCCACTGTGAATAATTATTTAACTGTTGTTGCCATGTCACTTGATAATAAAATCGTTTCAATCTCTTCTGTAATATCCTCCTGTCGTTGGGTGTTATAAGCAAATTTGAGACGTAACTTATCTTCATCCAATCGCTGTAATGCGCGATCCATATGGATTTGACGTTGGCGATTTTCGGCCATCAGCGAACTGTAGAGTACTTCATTGAGCACGGCATAAAGATAATGATCTGTCAGGCTCAATAAGAGTTCTTCAGGCAAAATATTTAACTCTGCCGGATATGCCTTCATTTTTACTGGTTCCGGTAAATTGCTTAGCGGCAGCAGGTGACGTGAACGGATAATATTGGATGTATCGCAGTGATAGAGCACTGAAATCCCGCAACTTGGTATGTGTTCCTGAGCGAGCAATGAGTTTAATTGTTGAGTTAGCTGTAACAGGACATTGGGTATCTCATCGCTAACAATTGCGCCCGGTAGAAGAGTTATTGTTGGATCATGTTCGTCTATTCGATTAGCCAGTCGTCGTCCGACGATGAGCCAGCAGACGGGTTTGGTCTGTTGCAAAGAGATAGTTTTCATTTCGGCCAGCAATGTCTCATTAAAATCACCACAAAAACCTTGCTCTGAACCGATGACAATACAGATCATTCGCTCTGCGGTTGAGCTATTCACCAGTGCTGCGTGAGTTGCAAAAAATTCAGCCGCAGTTTGTTCGATACTGGTTACCATACGTTGCTGGCAGACAATAAAGTCCATCAGTATGCGTATTTCCATAAGGGCTAACCCTTTCATCGCGGACATGATCCCTGCGATGTCAGATAATGCCTCCAGTTTTTTATTAATTTCCCGTCGGCGGCTCATGATTTATATCCTGCATCCAGCCTTCAATGAGCTTTCGCCAACTATCACGGCTTGCCATCAATTCAGGGCTGCTTTCAGCGACTTTTTGTAAGAGTTGTGCGAATCCAGTGGTTATCTTGCTGGCATCAAATTGATCAAAAAAACCTTCGTTATAAGCGATAAGCCATGCCATGTGCTGTTCTGGCGATAGTGGTGACAAACGCTCTTGTTTCAGTAATTCTCTTAATAGCCGCCCGCGCCGGATTTTTACTTCAACTCCTGCTTCCAGGCGAGCTCCAAAACGTGTGAACACTTCGAGTTCCAGAAATTGCAGGTAATCTAATTTCATTCGGCCTGCTTCGACTTTAATGACGGGTAATTGGGCCTTACCGCCAATGCGTGAGACCGAGCGGGTAATGTCAATCGCGGGCAGAAAACCTCGTGCATACAATGAGGTGTCGAGATATATCTGACCATCCGTGATTGA of the uncultured Tolumonas sp. genome contains:
- a CDS encoding copper-binding protein, yielding MKASLTRIAAVAAFSLVAVSAAQADINTYRAHGTVQQVDINNHKITLSQDAVTELGWPVRTITYNVDGDNILAGIKAGQKVDATFTAESAYQPSVHFVTPTAY
- a CDS encoding undecaprenyl-diphosphatase translates to MELFNQTLFLLINADVQPNTLIVMLAKLMADLPIWLVPLLLIIGWLRGDNSIRKGFLAAALTAVMALSVNQIIGFFWQHPRPFMMGLGHTLIPHVADSSFPSDHMTLICAVAFSLLWHPALRKLGSMLICLSLPVAWARIYLGVHFPFDMLGAMLVTASCAWSIQYLQKMLIEPAFKIVSSLYEWVFSPAIQRGWLK
- a CDS encoding LysE family translocator, encoding MAIGLFAAFWAVSILFVITPGMDWAYAISAGMQGRVVIPAVSGLLLGHFVAIMIVAAGIGALVASNPVALTVLTVIGATYLLWLGFNMFTHPSVPNAGQVQESNSWRHWTIKGACVSGLNPKVFLLFLALLPQFTDPAGSWSIPVQIIALGVMHILSCGTVYFLVGFSAQTVLRTRPKAAQYVSQISGLAMILIALLLLVEQLI
- a CDS encoding Lrp/AsnC family transcriptional regulator, which gives rise to MDNIDRKILAELQSDGRLSVTDLADRIGLSLSPCHRRVRALEQSGVIRGYRAQLDPANLGFSFSALVFVTLREGDRKAVEAFETAVRDVPQVIQAQRLFGDPDYLLHVVSRDLSAFQLLYDEQLSALPSVQRLTSTLVMKNVVQDRPLPL
- a CDS encoding FoF1 ATP synthase subunit gamma; translation: MSRRREINKKLEALSDIAGIMSAMKGLALMEIRILMDFIVCQQRMVTSIEQTAAEFFATHAALVNSSTAERMICIVIGSEQGFCGDFNETLLAEMKTISLQQTKPVCWLIVGRRLANRIDEHDPTITLLPGAIVSDEIPNVLLQLTQQLNSLLAQEHIPSCGISVLYHCDTSNIIRSRHLLPLSNLPEPVKMKAYPAELNILPEELLLSLTDHYLYAVLNEVLYSSLMAENRQRQIHMDRALQRLDEDKLRLKFAYNTQRQEDITEEIETILLSSDMATTVK